The following proteins come from a genomic window of Lolium rigidum isolate FL_2022 chromosome 5, APGP_CSIRO_Lrig_0.1, whole genome shotgun sequence:
- the LOC124652970 gene encoding syntaxin-132-like yields the protein MRNLLSDSFELSKEERARGDVDIELGLQGHTASSAQPGFDGFFEQVREIEKVLDTLTKLLKDLQNSNEESKVVTKSAAMKEIKKRMEKDVNEVTKVARLGKSKLQKLNKDNLANREIQGFGKGSAVDRSRTSKTSALTTKLRERISDFQTLREAIQTEYREVVERRVFTVTGERADEETIDKLIETGDSEQIFQRAIQEQGRGRVLDTLQEIQERHDTVKEIETKLLELQQIFLDLSVLVEAQGEILDNIEAQVVGAAEHVQTGTNLLQKAKILQKNSRKCACIGIIILLLAILIIVLSLRPWAK from the exons ATGCGCAACCTTCTCTCG GATTCATTTGAGCTCAGCAAAGAGGAACGGGCTCGGGGAGATGTCGATATTGAGCTGGGTTTGCAAGGCCATACCGCGAGTTCCGCACAGCCTGGTTTCGACGGCTTCTTTGAACAG GTCAGGGAGATCGAGAAGGTGCTTGATACGttgacaaagctactgaaagatcTTCAG AACTCAAATGAGGAATCAAAAGTTGTCACTAAGTCTGCAGCTATGAAAG AGATCAAAAAGCGCATGGAGAAGGATGTTAACGAGGTGACAAAGGTTGCACGGCTCGGAAAATCAAAACTACAGAAATTGAATAAAGAT AATCTTGCAAACAGAGAAATACAGGGCTTTGGCAAGGGATCAGCTGTGGACCGGTCTCGGACCTCAAAGACTTC TGCATTGACCACGAAGTTGAGGGAACGCATATCAGACTTTCAG ACACTAAGAGAAGCAATACAGACAGAATACAGGGAAGTCGTGGAGCGACGTGTTTTCACCG TAACTGGCGAGCGTGCTGATGAAGAG ACAATTGACAAGCTGATAGAAACAGGCGACAGTGAACAAATTTTCCAAAGAGCCATTCAGGAACAAGGGCGTGGACGG GTGCTCGACACGCTCCAAGAGATCCAGGAGCGGCATGACACTGTGAAAGAGATTGAGACAAAACTCCTTGAGCTGCAGCAG ATTTTCCTCGACTTGTCCGTATTGGTTGAGGCGCAAGGTGAGATCCTGGACAACATCGAAGCGCAG GTTGTAGGTGCGGCAGAACATGTTCAGACTGGAACAAACCTCCTCCAGAAGGCGAAGATCCTTCAGAAAAACTCGCGGAAATGTGCCTGCATAGGGATCATCATCCTACTGCTCGCTATACTCATCATCGTCCTCTCACTGAGACCGTGGGCAAAGTAG